The genomic segment TGACAAATCTAGCTAGTGATGTGTGCATGGAATTTCATGATTCGATATGCAAATTCCCCACTAGACATACATGCGACTGTCTCCTGAGGGATTTATTGGAAAAAAGCATTCAAGCAATCATGACAGTACTCCAAGGCATGCATGCATCTCGCAGCAATAATCATATTGGTTTGCTTGTCTTCAACTTTGACAACTAAAGTTAATCAATCTTCCTCaattgaacaagaagatgatcttattttattattttctggtTCATTTTTCTGTATATGTACTACAGTAGTATGGAGGGATaatgtttaaaaattttaacccaatgTTTATTGATCGATAGTCAATGAAAATATTCTTAAGATCAAAGGGGCCGGGCTACATTAATTACCTCTTGATGAAAAGTGAATGGATATAAACCAGATgggaatgggaaaaaaaaaatcaaggagatCAGAATTAATGGCGTACGAGCTAGCAACAAATTATGTGTTGATAATTTGTATGTAACTTTTGAAAGGAGAAGGATTATATATAGTTAAACCATGATGATTTTGTCTATTTGTGCATGTACTTCTCAAATTTCACGTCAGAAACCCTAAAAGAAAGCAATATCTAGTCGGACAAAGTACATGTTCAAACTTACAGCAGGAgtagaaaaaaccaaaccagtcTTTGGAATCGTGGCTGGAATTTTCCCTTTATCTCTTTTTCCAACTttaggtttttgttgttttccattTCAAAGTTTTTGCAACACGAAAAAGTACGTATCACTACTAACACACCCATCTATTTGTTCCCCCCGTTTTTTTTCCTGTGGTCTCAGCATGTATATAATCACCACCATATCACACATTTTCTCATCACCATTTCCCTTTCATCTTCTAGCTAGCATAGCTTCTCAGAGGTTTTTGAAACCCCTTTTGCCATTCTTCTCTCAGTTAGTATACTTAGTCTTCTCTAATCAATTCATAAGGTTTGTAACTCTCACCCTAATTTCCTTGTTTAATCTTCTAGCTAGATAGCAGCTGAACCTTGTACTcttaatgcaattttttttttaatatagctaGAAAGCTCTAACAGTAATCAGTAACAGCTTATTATTTGCCAACTTTCCACTAAACATCTCTCGCCTTATAATCTTATCTTAATGCAGCAAATATGAACAGGCCAGGAGACTGGAACTGCAGGTCATGCCAACACCTCAATTTCCAGAGGCGTGACTCTTGCCAACGTTGTGGGGACCCCAGGTCCGCAGGTGATTTTGGGGCTTTCGGTGGGCGGGGTGGCTCATCACTTGGGTTCACGGGGTCGGATGTTCGTCCCGGTGATTGGTACTGCACTGCCGGAAACTGCGGGGCCCACAACTTTGCTAGCCGTTCTAGTTGCTTCAAATGTGGAGTGTACAAGGAAATGGACTCCGCCGGGGGCTTCGATTCTGATTTTGCTCGAACTAGAGGGTTTGGTGGGAGCACTGGAGGTGGCAATCGATCTGGATGGAAATCCGGAGACTGGATTTGCACTAGGTACGTATAGCATTATCTTTTCTCATACCTCCCTGCACatgatcataaattaattaacgGTAAATCTTGCCTTAATTAAGAAGAAGCAAAGAAACAACTGCGGCTAATTCAACCTTGTTAAAGAAAGACATTATGAATCAGACGTCAAGCTTTATGTAGAACGAATCTGGATggttaatgttttatatttggaTTCAATTCATGGGACAGGTGGGGATGCAACGAACATAATTTTGCTAGCAGAATGGAGTGCTTCAAGTGCAATGCCCCAAGAGATCTTAGCAACAGAACTTCATACTAGATACAATTTCTCCATTTCCTGGTACGAAATACATCTATGGTTAGCTTAATTTCAAGATTAGATTAAGTGTGTTCTCTGCTTTCTTACAGTTAATATATGGTATGCTTTTTTACTTGCTGCAGGGACTGCACCAGCCAAGAACTAAGacaacatgattaaaaaatatatatcactacttttcattttcttcttgatttctttttgtattAGCTAGCTAGGGTCTTGAGGCGAGACATGGTTTAAGAACCATGTTTACTGCTTTGAGCTATATATAACCCTTGGCATTTTGTCAGGCTTCCTGTAGGAAGTATATCGTTGTCTTTGTGGGCTTTTGATCTATTATATTCATTATTGTAACCAAGGgaccaaaaaaaagaggaaaaatctACTGCCAATTTCCCTTTTTGTTTTAGAGACTACTTTCTTTATTGTATTGTGCATGGTTTTCTTAAAAGAAGATGATTCTCCtccatatattattttctattatctGGAATGATTTGACATTAACGTTGCTGGTCTCCCCCCctgtatgtatgtatgcatgtatgTATTGAAGCTGGCTGGTTTCAtgaaacgatccaaaatatgaTCTGCAAGCTTAGTTAGGGAGCTCTTGAAACGGAAACAGATACTATAAAATACGAAAGAAAGAAATCACTAATCCATAACGTTCACCCCTGTAATCTTACTCATTTataatcttttcatttttaatatttttaaatatatatttttatagtacaTCACTATAGTTTTTCTCTATATAAAGATACTAACTTTACCGTTAAAGAATTCTCATACCTATCAAATAGTATCTTTTACGGGTAATAACTATCACCTACTATTATCATAGCTACTAGCTATTTTAATTTACCAGACATTATTTGTTCCTACTAACCACATAGATTTTCCATATCAAGTCCCTAAACATATTAACTAAAGAGAAtgaattaaattggttgaattaaaatattaattaattatttaaaaaactaattttatctctaatcattttaaatttcatcaaaagTCACAcgagataataaaaaatgaaatgtatgaagaaaaaacaacgGTACTGTAACTTTGAAGCATGAAATTGCAAAgatcaacaattatttttaagaaaaataaataataaataagttaGTCAAAACAAGCGTGAAGGATGTGTAAAGTAGGAATAGTCGTAGATGCCATATTCTCTCTCGTAAACTTTGCTTTTAGGGTCCGAAATTAAGGTCCCCCGCAGTTGAATTTAGATGGGTCAAAAACAGGCCCAATCGTATAGACAAACAATCCCTAAATCTATGGTCTGCATAAGGTAATTGAAAGGCCATTTGGAGtgcttttcaaatcaaattctgCAGCCCCAGAAGACAGACTTTCAAATTAAATTCGGATTTTCCTGTTTTCGTCAACCCTAAGCACCCTCCATTGTCTCCAAATGCATACATTGtttattagaatttttgtttAACTATAAGTGATTGTAGCCTTTTTCTTTCTACATCCATGAATCTGAAGCATTGGATggggattttttattatttttttttgtacatcTTTCGTTcatgaattcaaatttttgaACCATTAGTTATGgaagaaattgtttgatttCATTTATCAATCCATTAGTTTTTATAAGGCATTCTCCATAAAAAAGATTTTGCATTTAAAAGTCACTTgcctttaaaaactttaaaagaatTGTGAAAATGTTGTTTACGTCACTATTCATATAAGCACAAGGCATTATGTAttactacaatatttttttttcatctcaatattttttttataggaccAAATTgataactaatttaaataaacttgttaaaaaaagatagaattagaagaaagataatcaaaatatatattaaaaaaataggtataATGGAtggtagttttaaaatttaggtGAAACGCCCACTttgatacttttatttttttaagtgataaCTTTAtgatccctcaatattttaaaattttaattgtggtataaaattttattttttttatgttttagtttttatttgagATCCGAGAGATAAAAGTGATTGAATTCTAGTCatgaaaaagaattattttagtATTGATGAAATCTATTTGATGAAGAGAGTTTCATCTAAGTGTTCT from the Populus nigra chromosome 1, ddPopNigr1.1, whole genome shotgun sequence genome contains:
- the LOC133700879 gene encoding uncharacterized protein LOC133700879, whose product is MNRPGDWNCRSCQHLNFQRRDSCQRCGDPRSAGDFGAFGGRGGSSLGFTGSDVRPGDWYCTAGNCGAHNFASRSSCFKCGVYKEMDSAGGFDSDFARTRGFGGSTGGGNRSGWKSGDWICTRWGCNEHNFASRMECFKCNAPRDLSNRTSY